CATTCTAAAATTCATGGCTGGAATGGATTTCTGAAGAGTTATTTATCCTGATCATTCATACATGTCAATGCTTCATGTGCCTTTCGTGAGTTcaatttaaagtaaatttcCAGACTTATAAAGTACATAGGCCCACAGACTGCAAAATTGACCCGTAATAATGTTGTTTGGATAATATATCAACTATTACCATTAATAAACGAACAGAATATTTTACTGAGTACTTCTATAGTCCAGGGATGTTATTCATATCTGAAGGCAACAGTCAAGAACCAACTCTTACCCCATACTTCTCTCTCAAGGTCTCAATCACTGGCCTGAAGACTGAACTCAAAGGAAAAACTGTCGCTACACGCAAATGTTGTGCATTACCATTCTTTGGTTTGTTAAGTGTCATTTTGAACATCTCCCCCTGCAGTACTTTACTGGCTGTCATGGCTGCATAAGAAATTTCCggttcaaagaaaaaagaggggTCAAAACTGGAGAAGCCCAACtgggcaaattcaaattctctCATATGGCAACACTCAAAATTGTAGAGATCAGATAGCAAGCATTACATTGGAAAATAACAGCAATGTAGCACTCccgataaaaaaaaaaaaaatgatggaaattgagaaaaaaaaaaagaaagaaagaaagaaaagaaactaccAGCAAAAGGGTGAACCTTGGCAAAGTCAAAGAACTCATCAGCAGAGCAACCAAACAAAACCCTAGCAGCCCTATCAAAACATATCACAACCTTCACTTTTGTATCTGTTGCAATGGAAATCTGCAAATATAATCAAAACCCAATATTAGTTCATCTCCACATCCTTGGAAGGGCACCAAAAAGGAGGGAGAGTGTTTACGAGGAGGCGAAAGAGGCGTTTGGAAGAAGAGGAAACAGAAACAGAAGCGTTGTCGCTGTTGGAGTTAAAGTTGCAGAATTTGCAAAGAGAAGATGGGTCGTCAGGGAGAGTCCTTTCACAGATTGAGCACACTCTGTAACAGAAATTGGAATGGTCCATGCCCACAATTGTGCACATTACTGTCGTTGGCTTGTCAACTTCCATCTATGCTGTACCGAGAGTAACGTTCTCTCTGTCTGTTGAGATTTTGC
This window of the Citrus sinensis cultivar Valencia sweet orange chromosome 8, DVS_A1.0, whole genome shotgun sequence genome carries:
- the LOC102606693 gene encoding uncharacterized protein LOC102606693 isoform X2 — its product is MEVDKPTTVMCTIVGMDHSNFCYRVCSICERTLPDDPSSLCKFCNFNSNSDNASVSVSSSSKRLFRLLISIATDTKVKVVICFDRAARVLFGCSADEFFDFAKP
- the LOC102606693 gene encoding uncharacterized protein LOC102606693 isoform X1 translates to MEVDKPTTVMCTIVGMDHSNFCYRVCSICERTLPDDPSSLCKFCNFNSNSDNASVSVSSSSKRLFRLLISIATDTKVKVVICFDRAARVLFGCSADEFFDFAKVHPFAAMTASKVLQGEMFKMTLNKPKNGNAQHLRVATVFPLSSVFRPVIETLREKYGVRVGS